Proteins from one Humidesulfovibrio mexicanus genomic window:
- a CDS encoding type III pantothenate kinase: MDTVFLLDVGNTNVKVGLARPGLGLAACYALPTSPADTPDSWGLRLLDICRVENVAPGEVTGFVASSVVPPMNPVLSRAAERFFGRKALFAPGDLPIPIENRYARPAEVGADRLVTACAARHLSDAPALVVVDFGTATTFDCVLGGAFMGGLICPGVLSSARALATGTAKLPHITLEIGPPRPDGGLEIGQSTSQSLNLGLIHGFAAMVEGLAKKLAATLLPGREGEVRVIATGGFAARIAAVCPAIHEVREDLLMEGLWRVWRASEGAGAEMSRAGI, from the coding sequence ATGGATACAGTGTTTTTGCTTGATGTGGGCAACACCAACGTCAAGGTCGGGCTGGCCCGTCCCGGCCTGGGGCTGGCCGCCTGCTACGCCCTGCCCACGTCCCCGGCGGACACACCGGACTCCTGGGGGCTTCGGCTGCTCGACATCTGCCGGGTGGAGAACGTGGCCCCCGGCGAGGTGACGGGCTTTGTCGCGTCATCCGTGGTGCCGCCCATGAATCCGGTGCTTTCCCGCGCGGCCGAGCGCTTTTTCGGGCGCAAGGCGCTGTTTGCGCCCGGCGACCTGCCCATCCCCATCGAGAACCGTTACGCCCGGCCCGCGGAGGTCGGGGCCGACAGGCTCGTCACCGCCTGCGCCGCGCGACATCTTTCGGACGCCCCGGCCCTGGTCGTGGTGGATTTTGGCACGGCCACCACCTTCGATTGCGTGTTGGGCGGCGCCTTCATGGGCGGGCTCATCTGCCCGGGGGTGCTTTCGAGCGCGCGGGCCCTGGCCACGGGCACGGCCAAGCTGCCGCACATCACGCTTGAAATCGGGCCGCCCCGGCCGGATGGCGGTCTCGAAATCGGGCAGAGCACGTCGCAGAGCCTGAACCTGGGGCTTATCCACGGCTTCGCCGCCATGGTGGAGGGGTTGGCGAAAAAGCTCGCGGCCACGCTGCTGCCTGGACGCGAAGGCGAGGTGCGCGTCATCGCCACTGGCGGCTTCGCCGCGCGCATCGCGGCCGTGTGCCCGGCCATCCATGAGGTCCGAGAGGATCTGCTCATGGAGGGCCTGTGGCGCGTCTGGAGGGCCTCGGAAGGCGCTGGCGCGGAAATGTCGCGCGCGGGCATTTGA
- the eno gene encoding phosphopyruvate hydratase, whose amino-acid sequence MSTIVAVWAREILDSRGNPTVEVEVTYESGASGRAAVPSGASTGSREALELRDGDKKRYGGKGVANAVNNIREEIASAIVGMDGLRQVALDNSLIDLDGTDNKGRLGANAILGVSMANARAAANFLGIPLYQYLGGINAKLLPVPMMNIINGGAHAPNNLDIQEFMIMPLGAETFADALRMGSETFHELKSILAKDGHVTSVGDEGGFAPNLKSHSEALEYIIRAIEAAGYNPGHEIALAMDCAASEFFDKGKYNLKGEGKVLSAPEIIDYYADLVSRFPIVSIEDGMAEGDWDGWVSLSDRMGNDIQLVGDDIFVTNPDILAEGIERGVANSILIKLNQIGTVTETLDTIEMAKQAAYTTVVSHRSGETEDAFISDLAVAVNAGQIKTGSLCRSDRLAKYNQLLRIEEDLEEEAIYYGPLLADSWFAHEHEEE is encoded by the coding sequence ATGAGCACCATCGTTGCTGTCTGGGCCCGCGAGATCCTGGATTCGCGCGGCAATCCCACCGTCGAGGTCGAGGTGACCTACGAGTCTGGAGCGTCGGGCCGCGCGGCGGTGCCCTCCGGGGCGTCCACCGGCAGCCGCGAGGCGCTGGAACTGCGCGACGGGGACAAGAAACGCTACGGCGGCAAGGGCGTGGCCAACGCGGTGAACAACATCCGCGAGGAGATCGCCAGCGCCATCGTGGGCATGGACGGCCTGCGCCAGGTGGCCCTGGACAACTCCCTCATCGACCTGGACGGCACGGACAACAAGGGCCGCCTGGGCGCCAACGCCATCCTGGGCGTCTCCATGGCCAACGCCCGCGCCGCGGCCAATTTCCTGGGCATTCCGCTGTACCAGTATCTGGGCGGCATCAACGCCAAGCTTCTGCCCGTGCCCATGATGAACATCATCAACGGCGGAGCCCACGCGCCCAATAATCTGGACATCCAGGAATTCATGATCATGCCCCTGGGTGCGGAGACCTTCGCCGACGCCCTGCGCATGGGCTCGGAGACCTTCCACGAGCTGAAAAGCATCCTCGCCAAGGACGGCCACGTGACCAGCGTGGGCGACGAGGGCGGCTTCGCCCCCAACCTGAAGAGCCACTCCGAGGCCCTGGAGTACATCATCCGCGCCATTGAGGCCGCCGGCTACAACCCCGGCCATGAGATCGCGCTGGCCATGGACTGCGCCGCCAGCGAATTCTTCGACAAAGGCAAGTACAACCTCAAGGGCGAGGGCAAGGTCCTCTCCGCGCCGGAGATCATCGACTACTACGCCGACCTGGTGTCGCGCTTCCCCATCGTCAGCATCGAGGACGGCATGGCCGAGGGCGACTGGGACGGCTGGGTCAGCCTGTCCGACCGCATGGGCAATGACATCCAGCTGGTGGGCGACGACATCTTCGTCACCAACCCGGACATCCTGGCCGAGGGCATCGAGCGCGGGGTGGCCAACTCCATCCTCATCAAACTGAACCAGATCGGCACCGTGACCGAGACCCTCGACACCATCGAGATGGCCAAGCAGGCCGCCTACACCACGGTTGTCTCCCACCGCAGCGGCGAGACCGAGGACGCCTTCATCTCCGACCTGGCCGTGGCCGTGAACGCCGGGCAGATCAAGACCGGGTCCCTGTGCCGCAGCGACCGGCTGGCCAAGTACAACCAGCTCCTGCGCATCGAGGAGGACCTGGAGGAGGAGGCCATCTACTACGGCCCGCTTCTGGCCGACAGCTGGTTCGCCCACGAGCACGAGGAAGAGTAA
- a CDS encoding adenylyltransferase/cytidyltransferase family protein has protein sequence MARFGGKEGGEEVTRITDRISWLQGNPPHLAQTYEGVDGFCDAYAREVMTGPGLITNPDGLTFQQDMTSRLVNVRHGFRVTTGVPVKHERSVYVFGTSPVYGFGSEDAHTIPSLLQARLNELNLQDSGFPAHGVLNRGIRGGSYSMLLGHLKHTPLRQGDLVIFFGCMVETEHGRVGWSKTPPDTLPRIVGLCQAHGIPTMDSTPLFERPHPHGEVFIDFSHLSPRGNKLVADRLFQTCFQLPREHKAVADDIARALRLEAIPEFSQEREDQLLRIPEVRDYLAHLKSLRPASGIVGSIVMNCNPFTLGHKHLIRLAAGQVDHLFVFINRENRQHFNFEQRFRMVQAGTSDLPNVTVLPYSGAWGTASTHPQYFEKEANPNAQLDATDDLSNFGRYIAQALGITKRFAGQEPYCPVTSQYNRQMAEHMPRYGIEYIEVERHCVGGAAVSASAVRRCIREADYATLRRLVPESTIAGLKDLGQIPPDA, from the coding sequence ATGGCGCGTTTCGGTGGCAAAGAGGGTGGCGAGGAAGTGACCCGAATAACGGACAGGATCAGCTGGCTCCAGGGCAATCCCCCGCATCTGGCCCAGACCTACGAAGGCGTCGACGGCTTCTGCGATGCCTATGCGCGCGAGGTGATGACCGGCCCCGGCCTCATCACCAACCCGGACGGGCTCACCTTCCAGCAGGACATGACCTCGCGTCTTGTCAACGTGCGGCACGGATTCCGCGTCACCACGGGCGTTCCCGTCAAGCATGAGCGCTCCGTATACGTGTTCGGCACGTCCCCGGTGTACGGCTTCGGGTCCGAAGACGCGCACACCATTCCTTCGCTGCTGCAGGCGCGGCTGAACGAACTCAACCTGCAGGACAGCGGCTTCCCCGCACACGGCGTCCTGAACCGCGGCATACGCGGCGGATCGTATTCCATGCTTCTGGGCCACCTGAAGCATACCCCCCTGCGCCAGGGCGACCTGGTGATCTTTTTCGGCTGCATGGTCGAGACCGAGCATGGCCGCGTGGGCTGGAGCAAGACACCGCCGGACACCCTCCCGCGCATCGTTGGCCTTTGCCAGGCTCACGGCATCCCGACCATGGACTCCACCCCCCTGTTCGAACGGCCGCACCCTCACGGAGAAGTCTTCATCGACTTCTCCCACCTCAGCCCGCGCGGCAACAAACTCGTGGCGGACAGACTCTTCCAGACCTGCTTCCAGCTCCCTCGCGAGCATAAGGCCGTTGCCGACGACATCGCCCGCGCCCTTCGCCTGGAAGCCATTCCGGAGTTCAGTCAGGAACGCGAGGACCAGCTGCTCCGGATTCCTGAGGTCCGGGACTACCTGGCCCACTTGAAGAGCCTGCGTCCCGCGAGCGGAATAGTGGGTTCCATCGTCATGAACTGCAACCCCTTCACCCTGGGGCACAAGCACTTGATTCGCCTGGCGGCTGGCCAGGTGGACCACCTGTTCGTGTTCATCAATCGGGAAAACAGGCAACACTTCAACTTCGAACAGCGGTTCCGGATGGTGCAGGCAGGCACGTCTGATCTGCCGAACGTCACCGTGCTGCCCTACAGCGGCGCCTGGGGAACAGCCAGCACCCATCCGCAGTACTTCGAAAAGGAAGCCAATCCGAATGCCCAACTGGACGCCACGGACGACCTCTCCAACTTCGGTCGGTACATCGCCCAAGCCCTCGGCATCACCAAGCGCTTCGCCGGGCAGGAGCCTTACTGCCCGGTGACCAGCCAGTACAACAGGCAGATGGCCGAGCACATGCCGCGTTACGGCATCGAATACATCGAGGTGGAGCGCCACTGCGTCGGCGGCGCAGCCGTGAGCGCGTCCGCGGTGCGCAGGTGCATCCGCGAGGCCGACTACGCCACCCTGCGCAGGCTGGTGCCGGAATCGACCATCGCGGGGCTCAAGGACCTGGGCCAGATTCCACCCGACGCCTAA
- a CDS encoding ACP S-malonyltransferase, which produces MLPTAFLFPGQGSQELNMGRDVAEAQSAAMDLWLLAEKCSGLKLREIYWGAPDAAPAPEMSDTRALQPALTVVNVSLWLAAKGKAQAMSVVGAAGHSLGEFAALCAAGVLSVEDVVKAVCERGKLMADAGSPSGPSGHGMAAVVKLPLETVEAIVAKAAGQSGAFLRIANHNSPAQFVISGEKPALDAASALVKEAKGRAVPLAVSGAFHSPLMSEPANAFAKVLDSLAWRPAAFPVYMNVTGQAETDPGVLKALLTAQMTSSVLWTVTMRGLYAAGARRFVELGPKSVLAKLALQNLEGKDDIIAQAAGNMDAVADI; this is translated from the coding sequence ATGCTTCCCACCGCCTTCCTCTTCCCCGGCCAGGGCTCGCAGGAGCTGAACATGGGCCGCGACGTGGCCGAGGCGCAAAGCGCGGCCATGGACCTCTGGCTGCTGGCCGAAAAATGCTCCGGCCTCAAGCTGCGCGAAATCTATTGGGGCGCTCCCGATGCCGCCCCGGCCCCGGAGATGAGCGACACCCGCGCCCTGCAGCCCGCCCTCACCGTGGTCAACGTCAGCCTGTGGCTGGCCGCCAAGGGCAAGGCCCAGGCCATGAGCGTGGTTGGCGCGGCCGGGCACAGCCTGGGCGAATTCGCCGCCCTGTGCGCCGCTGGCGTGCTTTCCGTGGAGGACGTGGTGAAGGCCGTGTGCGAGCGCGGCAAGCTCATGGCCGACGCGGGCTCCCCTTCGGGGCCGTCCGGCCACGGCATGGCCGCCGTGGTCAAGCTGCCCCTTGAGACCGTGGAGGCCATCGTGGCCAAGGCCGCCGGGCAGAGCGGCGCATTTCTGCGCATCGCCAACCACAATTCGCCCGCGCAGTTCGTCATCAGCGGGGAAAAGCCCGCGCTGGACGCCGCGAGCGCGCTGGTGAAGGAGGCCAAGGGCCGCGCCGTGCCCCTGGCCGTGTCCGGCGCGTTCCACAGCCCGCTCATGAGCGAGCCCGCCAACGCCTTCGCCAAGGTGCTGGACTCCCTGGCCTGGCGGCCCGCCGCCTTCCCGGTGTACATGAACGTCACCGGCCAGGCCGAGACCGACCCCGGCGTCCTCAAAGCCCTGCTCACCGCGCAGATGACCTCGTCCGTCCTGTGGACCGTCACCATGCGGGGGCTGTATGCGGCGGGCGCGCGGCGCTTCGTCGAGCTTGGCCCCAAGAGCGTGCTGGCCAAGCTGGCCTTGCAGAACCTGGAAGGAAAAGACGACATCATCGCCCAGGCTGCCGGAAACATGGACGCCGTGGCGGACATCTAA
- the radA gene encoding DNA repair protein RadA, with protein sequence MAKQREEYVCKACGAKSPRWTGQCAACGEWNTVEAVAAAALGGWSARGTASRPASLSAPEALEGLSAEGVRARPTGIPALDGLLGAGLVPGAAILLGGEPGVGKSTLLLQLAARQAEMGAKAGRTVYISGEESLSQIRGRAERLGLLGPGLLALATNNADEALDVIAGLGREPGLLIVDSVQTLASPRAEGIPGSVSQVRTVSGELVEAVKRTQATLVLVGHVTKDGQIAGPKLLEHMVDTVLYLEGDRRDYSRVLRVLKNRFGPSDELLVFTMEEKGLAVVDDPSTFFLGARDASLSGAAVSLALDGRRPFAVEIQALAAKSFLSIPRRAALGFDANRLHLLLAVLEKRLKLPLGQHDIYVKQGGGLALRDPGLDLGLAAAVLSSFYDAPLPEGAVFWGELDLNGHVRPVAGQETRQKQASRLGYGPLLHAGTCKTLDDLRRALFGKTQS encoded by the coding sequence ATGGCGAAACAGCGCGAAGAGTACGTCTGCAAGGCCTGCGGGGCCAAGAGCCCGCGCTGGACGGGCCAGTGCGCGGCCTGCGGCGAATGGAACACCGTGGAGGCCGTGGCCGCTGCCGCCCTCGGCGGCTGGAGCGCGCGGGGCACGGCCAGCCGCCCCGCCAGCCTGAGCGCCCCGGAGGCCCTGGAGGGCCTGAGCGCCGAAGGCGTGCGCGCCAGGCCCACGGGCATCCCGGCCCTGGACGGCCTGCTGGGCGCGGGTCTTGTGCCCGGAGCGGCCATCCTGCTTGGCGGCGAGCCCGGCGTGGGCAAAAGCACGCTCCTGCTCCAACTGGCCGCCCGCCAGGCCGAAATGGGTGCAAAAGCCGGCCGCACGGTCTATATTTCCGGCGAGGAATCCCTGTCCCAGATTCGCGGCCGGGCGGAGCGCCTTGGCCTGCTTGGCCCCGGCCTGCTTGCGCTGGCCACCAACAACGCCGACGAGGCCCTGGATGTCATCGCGGGCCTGGGCCGCGAACCGGGGCTGCTCATCGTGGATTCGGTGCAAACCCTTGCCAGCCCGCGCGCCGAGGGCATCCCCGGCAGCGTAAGCCAGGTGCGCACCGTGTCCGGAGAGCTGGTGGAGGCGGTCAAGCGCACCCAGGCCACCCTGGTGCTGGTGGGCCACGTGACCAAGGACGGGCAGATCGCCGGGCCCAAGCTGCTGGAGCACATGGTGGACACCGTGCTCTACCTGGAGGGCGACCGGAGGGATTACTCCCGCGTGCTGCGGGTGCTGAAAAACCGCTTCGGCCCGTCCGACGAGCTGCTGGTCTTCACCATGGAGGAAAAGGGCCTCGCCGTGGTGGACGACCCGTCCACCTTTTTCCTGGGCGCGCGCGACGCCAGCCTTTCGGGCGCAGCCGTGTCGCTGGCGCTGGACGGCCGCAGGCCCTTCGCCGTGGAGATCCAGGCGCTTGCCGCCAAGAGCTTTTTGTCCATTCCGCGCCGGGCGGCGCTGGGCTTCGACGCCAACCGCCTGCACCTGCTTTTGGCCGTGCTGGAAAAGCGCCTCAAACTGCCGCTGGGGCAACACGACATCTACGTGAAGCAAGGCGGCGGGCTGGCCCTGCGCGACCCCGGCCTGGACCTGGGGCTCGCGGCGGCCGTGCTGTCCTCGTTCTACGACGCCCCGCTGCCCGAAGGGGCGGTGTTCTGGGGCGAGTTGGACCTGAACGGGCACGTTCGGCCCGTGGCCGGGCAGGAGACGCGCCAGAAGCAGGCCTCGCGCCTGGGCTACGGCCCGCTGCTGCACGCCGGGACCTGCAAGACCCTGGACGACCTGCGCCGCGCCCTGTTCGGCAAAACGCAATCCTGA
- a CDS encoding L-cysteine desulfidase family protein yields the protein MAFSVKDVLRLQVAPALGCTEPVAVALAAAAAASLVPAAAESVEVWVDPNVYKNGLAVSIPGTAGLSGLDTAAALGLCGGDASLKLEVLDPVTEADVGRAKDLLRTGRATVNLLADRRGLHIRAVVRGVGPDGATHEAQAVIEGQHDRIVSLHLDGEPVAAHPLLAEGAAGGGKSQMDELEDWLRGLSLAELLALAEQLDAEDLAFLEQGVAYNTRLARHGLKYGCGLGVGKTFERLARQKLIAKDMFLAARMLTSAAADARMDGVKLPAMSSAGSGNHGLTAVLPIWAVKDYLACTEADALRAIGLSHIVTASVKAHTGRLSAVCGCSVAAGAGATAGIAALMGGSLHHIAGAIKLLIEDLAGVICDGAKAGCALKLSTAAGTAVQAALFSLHGMRVRATDGIIAESPEQTMKNVGQLSCEGMVETDRTILAIMIQKKLAGYV from the coding sequence ATGGCGTTCAGCGTAAAGGATGTTTTGCGGTTGCAGGTTGCCCCGGCCCTGGGCTGCACCGAGCCCGTGGCCGTGGCCCTGGCCGCTGCTGCTGCTGCCTCGCTTGTGCCCGCGGCGGCGGAGTCCGTGGAGGTGTGGGTGGATCCCAACGTGTACAAGAACGGGCTGGCGGTCTCCATTCCCGGCACGGCGGGCCTTTCCGGCCTGGACACGGCGGCGGCCCTGGGCCTGTGCGGGGGCGACGCCTCGCTGAAGCTGGAGGTGCTGGACCCCGTGACCGAAGCCGACGTGGGGCGCGCCAAGGATTTGTTGCGCACGGGCAGGGCCACGGTGAACCTGCTCGCGGACAGGCGCGGCCTGCACATCCGCGCCGTGGTGCGGGGCGTTGGGCCGGATGGCGCGACGCACGAGGCCCAGGCCGTCATCGAGGGCCAGCACGACCGCATCGTGTCCTTGCACCTGGACGGCGAGCCCGTGGCAGCGCATCCGCTTCTGGCGGAGGGCGCGGCGGGCGGCGGCAAGAGCCAGATGGACGAGTTGGAGGACTGGCTGCGCGGGCTTTCCCTGGCTGAGCTGCTGGCCCTGGCCGAGCAGCTGGACGCCGAGGACCTGGCCTTTTTGGAGCAGGGCGTGGCCTACAATACCCGGCTCGCCCGGCATGGGCTCAAGTACGGCTGCGGGCTGGGCGTGGGCAAGACCTTCGAGCGCCTGGCCCGGCAGAAGCTCATCGCCAAGGACATGTTCCTGGCCGCGCGGATGCTGACCAGCGCCGCGGCCGACGCCCGCATGGACGGGGTCAAGCTTCCGGCCATGAGTTCCGCCGGGAGCGGCAACCACGGCCTCACCGCCGTGCTGCCCATCTGGGCCGTGAAGGATTATCTTGCCTGCACCGAGGCCGATGCGCTCCGGGCCATCGGGCTGTCGCACATCGTCACCGCCTCGGTGAAGGCGCACACGGGCAGGCTTTCGGCCGTGTGCGGGTGCTCCGTGGCGGCCGGGGCCGGGGCCACGGCTGGCATCGCCGCGCTCATGGGCGGCTCTCTGCACCACATCGCCGGGGCCATCAAGCTGCTCATAGAGGATTTGGCCGGGGTGATCTGCGACGGGGCCAAGGCTGGCTGCGCGCTGAAGCTTTCCACCGCGGCGGGCACGGCGGTGCAGGCCGCGCTCTTTTCCCTGCACGGAATGCGCGTGCGCGCCACCGACGGCATCATCGCCGAAAGCCCGGAGCAGACCATGAAGAATGTGGGCCAGCTCTCCTGCGAGGGCATGGTGGAGACCGACCGCACCATTCTGGCCATCATGATCCAGAAGAAGCTGGCGGGGTACGTGTAG
- a CDS encoding universal stress protein, whose amino-acid sequence MKILVAVDPADTVHLPVARAAEMAKKEGAELTLLAVAESVEDMESLFGASATERLRDKASKALGAALGVVRAAGLDAKELLEVGVSPEDFIVDIAKSGGFDLIVMGTRGKKKPHTLLVGSVASKVIALAPCSVLVVR is encoded by the coding sequence ATGAAGATTCTCGTCGCCGTCGATCCAGCCGACACCGTCCACCTGCCCGTGGCCCGCGCGGCCGAAATGGCCAAAAAGGAAGGCGCGGAGCTGACGCTGCTCGCCGTGGCCGAATCCGTGGAGGACATGGAGAGCCTGTTCGGCGCAAGCGCCACCGAGCGTCTGCGCGACAAGGCGTCCAAGGCGCTGGGCGCGGCGCTGGGCGTAGTGCGCGCGGCCGGGCTGGACGCCAAGGAACTGCTCGAGGTCGGCGTGTCGCCGGAGGACTTCATCGTGGACATCGCCAAGAGCGGCGGCTTCGATCTCATCGTCATGGGCACGCGCGGCAAAAAGAAGCCGCACACCCTGCTGGTGGGCAGCGTGGCCAGCAAAGTCATCGCCCTGGCGCCCTGCTCCGTGCTGGTGGTGCGCTAG
- a CDS encoding MFS transporter: MPAARHAAPAPHETESPRLFSFEFIAICAISVLAFCNISIFYGFYSYLTELGVPPVWRGPLLALEPLTALLLRPFLGRYLALGNAVRFMRAGMALATLALLCYPLAHSIPALACVRVLHGLGFVTVVTGLMGTLMAFLPKRQSAQGFGLFSVTILLPYAIMPPFVETLLPHLESHGHAYALAAPLMLPAFLLLMPLGKRVAALAASLPPSHLERPGWDEVRQSFRSLGVALLVVANFFLVAAHAIVFFFMRDFAAAIGAGNPGAFFTCANAATISVRVLGGPMLDRLNKGRALALAFLGMGLLVPLFAHAGGFATLLGMAALYGTGMALTMPLINSCMLDISPPRLRAYNANLLMIAVDAGFFVGPFLGGAIMAGEWGHTVLFGVAGGLMLLAAACVRPVGRAPRQGTPHP; encoded by the coding sequence ATGCCTGCCGCACGCCACGCCGCGCCAGCCCCGCACGAAACCGAAAGCCCACGGCTCTTCAGCTTCGAATTCATCGCCATCTGCGCCATAAGCGTGCTGGCGTTCTGCAACATTTCCATCTTCTACGGCTTCTACAGCTACCTAACCGAGCTTGGCGTCCCGCCCGTCTGGCGCGGCCCGCTGCTGGCGCTGGAACCCCTCACCGCGCTGCTGCTGCGGCCGTTCCTCGGACGCTACCTGGCCCTGGGCAACGCGGTGCGCTTCATGCGCGCGGGCATGGCGCTCGCCACGCTCGCCCTGCTCTGCTACCCGCTGGCGCACAGCATTCCTGCCCTGGCCTGCGTGCGCGTGCTGCACGGCCTGGGCTTCGTCACCGTGGTCACCGGACTCATGGGCACCCTCATGGCCTTTCTGCCCAAGCGGCAAAGCGCCCAAGGCTTCGGCCTGTTCTCCGTCACCATCCTGCTGCCCTACGCCATCATGCCGCCCTTTGTGGAGACGCTTCTGCCCCACCTGGAGAGCCACGGCCACGCCTACGCCCTGGCCGCGCCCCTCATGCTGCCGGCCTTTCTGCTGCTCATGCCCCTGGGCAAACGCGTGGCCGCCCTGGCCGCCAGCCTGCCGCCCTCGCACCTGGAGCGCCCCGGCTGGGACGAGGTGCGCCAAAGCTTCCGCAGCCTGGGGGTGGCGCTTTTGGTGGTGGCGAACTTCTTCCTGGTGGCGGCGCACGCCATCGTCTTCTTCTTCATGCGCGACTTCGCCGCGGCAATCGGCGCGGGCAACCCCGGCGCATTCTTCACCTGCGCCAACGCGGCCACCATCTCTGTGCGGGTGCTGGGCGGCCCCATGCTCGACCGCCTGAACAAGGGCCGGGCGCTCGCCCTCGCCTTTTTGGGCATGGGCCTGCTGGTGCCGCTCTTCGCCCATGCCGGGGGCTTCGCCACGCTTCTCGGCATGGCCGCGCTCTACGGCACGGGCATGGCGCTCACCATGCCGCTCATCAACTCCTGTATGCTCGACATCTCTCCGCCCCGCCTGCGCGCCTACAACGCCAACCTGCTCATGATCGCCGTGGACGCGGGCTTCTTTGTCGGCCCGTTCCTGGGCGGGGCCATCATGGCCGGGGAATGGGGCCACACGGTGCTTTTCGGCGTGGCCGGAGGGCTCATGCTCCTGGCTGCGGCCTGCGTGCGGCCCGTGGGTCGCGCCCCGCGCCAGGGCACCCCCCACCCCTGA
- a CDS encoding PilZ domain-containing protein translates to MGDLAWWAWLVLAATLAAAGGFALGRMGGRRVTPAGPSRAAALPVLRALAQGGVAMDVMPRDWVDAGQDAPYEPLARCVARQAGPDGLDCEVFAGSGAAPGTPVTCFFAPMRVGGRAVNAFETVIASQDFAAEPPLLTLAPPMDALSQPRRKHPRKRVSDQRFVRVRLWLARFDQSSLHFPDAQPDIRINAYEGGSVAEGSVTDISAGGLALEVPVDQAPTGLALGAAVVLKCSLFLFKQKQFKPYWYAGVVRGLGQAQGPGGTVTRIAIGFTHVGAADSSLPQGVAFTPRNGDDGTGGSA, encoded by the coding sequence ATGGGCGACTTGGCATGGTGGGCCTGGCTTGTGCTGGCTGCGACGTTGGCCGCGGCCGGGGGCTTCGCCCTGGGGCGCATGGGCGGCCGCCGTGTGACCCCGGCCGGACCGTCCAGGGCCGCCGCCCTGCCCGTGCTGCGCGCCCTGGCCCAGGGCGGCGTGGCCATGGATGTGATGCCCCGCGACTGGGTGGACGCCGGGCAGGACGCCCCCTACGAGCCCTTGGCGCGCTGCGTGGCCCGCCAGGCCGGGCCGGACGGCCTGGACTGCGAGGTCTTCGCCGGTTCCGGCGCCGCGCCGGGCACGCCCGTCACCTGTTTTTTCGCCCCCATGCGCGTGGGCGGCCGGGCGGTGAACGCCTTCGAAACGGTCATCGCCAGCCAGGATTTTGCGGCCGAGCCGCCGCTGTTGACCCTTGCCCCCCCTATGGACGCCTTGTCCCAGCCGCGCAGAAAGCATCCCAGAAAGCGCGTCAGCGACCAGCGTTTCGTGCGGGTGCGGCTGTGGCTGGCCCGTTTTGACCAAAGTTCCCTGCATTTCCCGGACGCCCAGCCGGACATCCGCATCAACGCCTATGAGGGCGGCAGCGTGGCCGAGGGCTCGGTGACGGACATTTCCGCCGGAGGGCTGGCCCTGGAGGTGCCCGTTGACCAGGCCCCGACGGGGCTTGCCTTGGGCGCGGCGGTTGTGCTCAAATGCTCCCTGTTCCTGTTCAAGCAGAAGCAGTTCAAGCCCTACTGGTACGCGGGCGTGGTGCGCGGCCTGGGCCAGGCACAGGGGCCTGGCGGGACGGTCACGCGCATCGCCATCGGCTTCACCCATGTGGGCGCGGCGGATTCCTCGCTGCCCCAGGGCGTGGCCTTTACCCCGCGAAACGGCGACGACGGCACGGGAGGTTCGGCATGA
- a CDS encoding flavodoxin family protein, producing the protein MKVLGINGSARLGGNTAVMLNTALEALADEGVETELLELGPKALQGCIACYKCFENKDGRCAVDDALNGHIEKMRAADGILLGSPTYFADVTSNMKALMDRAGMVARANGDMFRRKAGAAVVTARRGGAIHTFDTLNHFFFIGQMIVPGSCYWNMGYGREPGQVRGDGEGLDTMRVLGRNMAWLLKKIAD; encoded by the coding sequence ATGAAGGTGCTCGGCATCAACGGAAGCGCGCGGCTTGGCGGCAACACGGCCGTCATGCTCAACACCGCATTGGAGGCCCTGGCCGATGAGGGCGTCGAAACCGAGCTGCTGGAGCTCGGGCCCAAGGCCCTGCAGGGCTGCATCGCCTGCTACAAGTGTTTCGAGAACAAGGACGGGCGTTGCGCCGTGGACGACGCCCTGAACGGCCACATCGAAAAGATGCGCGCGGCCGACGGCATTCTGCTGGGGTCGCCCACGTACTTCGCCGATGTCACCAGCAACATGAAGGCCCTCATGGACCGCGCGGGCATGGTGGCCCGCGCCAACGGCGACATGTTCCGCCGCAAGGCCGGGGCCGCCGTGGTCACCGCGCGGCGCGGCGGGGCCATCCACACCTTCGACACCCTGAACCACTTCTTCTTCATCGGCCAGATGATCGTTCCCGGCTCCTGCTACTGGAACATGGGCTACGGCCGCGAACCCGGCCAGGTGCGGGGCGACGGCGAGGGGCTGGACACCATGCGCGTGCTGGGCCGGAACATGGCCTGGCTGCTCAAGAAGATCGCGGACTAG